From the genome of Falco cherrug isolate bFalChe1 chromosome 10, bFalChe1.pri, whole genome shotgun sequence:
AATCTattaaaaggtaaataaatcCTCAAGCAGTGACACGCACAGTGCCATCCATATGGCAAAGCACCTGAAAAGGTccaaaatgtatgtattttgaaGCTGCTGTACAAATCAAGGACTACTAGTTACTCAAATACCGAAGATGGGTTAATCTGTCTAGATGGGAACAGTttgacagaaacatttctagTGCCAAATCGGAAAAGATAAAGCCTTCACCGCGTGGCCAAGGCATGTGCAGACACACGGCCAAGTTCCCCGGGTGTTCCCCCAGatcgccccctccccagggccgCCAGCCCCacccgcgcccccggccccgctgcccttcGTTCGCGGCTCGCTATCAGGAGCTATCCATGCGTGGCCCACCCTGGCGACCCTCCCTCACAGAAGCCGCAGAAACGCAGCGCCTCGGCGGCTCAGCCCACCGCCCGCCCAGGCGCACGGCCGCATGGCGggcccccgccgctccccccgcccgcagGCCCCGCGGGGAGGCGGGCCgagggcggcgcggccgggcgcgGCGAGGTGCGCCGCAGGTGCCCGGCCTATATcaggcggcgcggcggggcggccccgctgccccatGGCGGCCCCCGCCATGGCCGAGCCGCGCTCCAAGCGGCCCCGCGTCACGCTGCCCGCCTGCCCGGCGCACCGCCCGCTGCCCGGCAGCCGCCTGCGGCAGAGCTTCCCGCCCGCCGTGGAGGAAGGCCTCTGCGGGGTCACGGGCGCGCTGCTGGAGCTCGCCTACAGCCTGCAGGCGCTGGTAAGGCACCCGcaccggcggcgggcgggcaggcggcCGAGCGCCCGGCCGGGTGTCCCCTCGCCCtgcccgggcgggcggcggggtgGCGGGGCGTCCGGGCTCCCGGCGGGCTGCTGCCGCCCCACGCCCCGGCGTGGCTGGAAAAGCAGGGACGGAGGTGCGGGATGAGCGGGCGGTGCGTCGGGAACTCGGGCGTCTGGGGCGATTCCCGCGGGGAGTGATGCCTGTGGGCAGAGGGGCAGGCGCAGCAAAGGCTCCGCGCTGTAACTCCTCCGTGGTTTTTTCCCAAACTCCGTATGTAAAATAGTCGTGTGTGGTTAAATGGTGAAGGGAGCTTGTGAACATCGCTGTTGCCTCAGGTTTTTTGCTCCGCAGGCAGCAACGTTAGACATGAACTAAAAAAACTCTCTGATACTGTGTAACGTGTATCATGATATGTGTAACATAGTGTCTGGCTACATATCAAATATTAAGGCAACATATATTTTAACAAAGCCATTAAAATCAAGAAATCATCCATGCCATCCCTTCTGATGCCAAGCATCCACTGAGAAGCACCACAAACTATATTCAATAAATCCCCAAAGATCTTTTGGTCGAGCTTGGTGTCAAGTATTAGTCCAATAAAAATTTAAGTATGCAGTAAAACCTCTACTTGTTAATCGTGTGGCTTAAAATGATACTAGTGACTGGCAGCTAGGCGGGATGGAGAAAGCTCAATTAGAAATTGACTGTGCATACAGCAAACCTAGAAATGTGAACATCTTGAACAGTGACTGATGGAAAAGATTTACCTTAACAGTTGAGCAGGTGTGGTAACTAGTGCTCTACTTGAAGTCATGCAGCATACTTGCACTGAGGAACTGGTTATAAAACGCAGAATCTTGACTCTTCTGTCAACAGAAACATGAATTAATAACTTCAGGAAAAGGATTATGCAAATACCGCAGTGAatgttttcaataaaacattCCAGTACGTACTTTCTCTTGAATAGTTGATGGTCACGCGTGGGTATGTGTCACAGGTTTGGGATATCCCAGATAGCCATAAATATAAGACAAAAACATAAACGTGTATTGTGTATATaacttctctgtgttttttctaaACAGAGCAACACAGATGAAATACAAGTATTTCATATTTAAGCACGGTAATAGGTTAAAGTGGGGAAGACAGTAAGAAGcacaaaaactttaaaaatacacgGGCTAGTTCCTCACCCAGCTGAGCAGACTACAAGCCAACAGCCTGACATGCAGTACTCTGATCCGGAGTATGCCTGAGAGACAAGAGCTGTGCTACACCGCATATATGTGTTTAGGGAAAGAGCAGATCAAGATGCTGTAGCTCCCGCAGTGTGATTCCTGGCATCTTCCCACCTGCTGCCGGCCTCTCGTTCTCCTCAACATCGGAGCTGTGCCGAGCTTGTGTTGAAACTAGTATAACCTGGTGGCTTTCCTTTGCTGCCTGCCTCTAATACACTCTTTATGGGATAGCAACACTATGGATAAAATTCTTCTAATGTAAGAGCTGATAGATCCATTAGCACAGTTAAATATTGCAGTGGCTGAAGTTGTTACTTTCTCATACAGAACAGAACAAGGCCTGCAGTGGGTTTAGGGTCCTAACACTTAAGTGTTCCTAGGCATGAgctaaatacaattttaaaggTATATACAGTATAGATCAGTAGCAGTATTCTTTATTTTGGAATAACATTATCCATAAAGAATCTGATAAGTAGATGCAAAGTTGTGCTTGTTCTCTTTTTGGTATTTGCCTCATCTTTTCTCATACCTTTGAAAGCATCGTTTCACTGGAATGCTGACCTGAAGGGATAAATCTTAAGGTTCCCTGTACTGCGACtacatttaaagaacaaaacaaacaaaaaacctgaacaaaaaCGCCACACAACaatgaaaatacacacaaaCCCCAGCCACTCAAAATATTCTGAGGATCTGTCTCTGCTACTGAGAGAAAACATCAGTACTACAGTTACCTATCCAGTATCAAAGGACAGATGGAGTTCTACTGGTTGGATAGAGACAGAGGTATTTAATTTAAGACCATAGCTACTTACTCCATTTATTGCAGAAATTTGGATTAAGGTCTGCGAAGTGATTGTGCTGGTAGAGCAGCTTCCATTAGAAGGGTCTCCTGAGTTCTGATAAAGCCATGTTCTGCCACAAGTGGGTTCCATCTCCAGCAAATCTTAACACTTGTGTTTTGTGTGCTTAGGGTGAAAATTTCGATCAGTCGCACGTGGCTCTACCAAATGTATCAAAGTTCTTCTTACATCAAGctctggaagagagaaaagctgcagaagctTTGATGAAGTATCAGCAAGACAGAGGAGGCCATTACTGTTCTAAAACCATCCAGGTGAGTAATATACAACAAGCTTTCAAGCAGTTGCAATCCGTAGCAATTACTCCTCTTGCATTATGTTGTTGCTACTTCAAATCTGTGCATTCATCCACTATTAGATTTCCAGATATAATTTCCCTGTCATAGTAGGGTACGTGGTTTTGTTCTCAATCGTGACGCCTAGACACTGTCAGGCATACAGTCCTAACTCTACGTGGTTGCTTTCTAGCCCACAAGAATATGAGCAGTGgtgccctttttcttttgctcagcTGGAGACTGCTGTTTCCAGTGTGCTGTAACGGATTATGAGACTCCTTGCACTGTGTTGAAACAGCCCACTTGTCTCTTCACACTGAAACTAAATAGAAGCGTAGAAGCCATGAGCAGCTAAGAAAGGTTGTGAGGAAGGAAGCAGGAGAAACATCCAGCTTGGGGTAGTAGTTGACCTACTGGAGCACAGCTGAAGGCTGAATTAGAACTAAACATCTGACTCAGGCTTGCACAGATACAAAGAAATAACTCAGAGTTATCGGAGGGGGAAAAATCAACCTACCTCATTTGTTAAAGACCAAGGAGGGCAGATTCTCCTCTACCAAATTAGTATTCTGTAAATAGGCCAAACTATCATAGTAGTTGTTAAGCtgtagaaagtaaaaataaaaaggccaTTTTGAAAAACTTTCTAAAATACTCAGTTTGAATTGGCAAAGACCTTACAGTGGCCTTacagtacttaaagggggcctataggaaagatggggagggaCTTTTTATCATGGAGTGCAGTGATAGGACGAGGGATAActgttttaagctgaaagaggatagatttagattagatattaggaagaaattctttactgtgagggtagtgagacactggaacatgATGCTCCCTCCCTgacagtgttcaaggccaggctggatggggctcggggcagcctggtctagtgggaggtgtccctgcccattaGAACTAGaggatctttaaggtcccttccaacccaaaccattctacgattCTGTGTTAAGGTTTCCTGGACTTTTCAGGCATAGCTGCTGCTATCTAAGTCTCTGTTTCTTGAAAAAGTACTTGGTCACAGAACAAAAGTTCTGCCACTTCTGTATGTTTACAGCCATCTACCTCTGCAAGAAAACAACAGATGCTCCAAACTAGAGGAGCTGTTCCAAAATCCTAGCACATCCTGTTTAGAGCACCAGGTAAATTGCAGGGAACCCTCAATGAATACAGTAAGATGAGCTGTTCTTCTGAATGAACGTAATTCTGTCTTCTTGTTTTTAGAAACCAAACTGTGAGTATGCAGTCGGTTTGATGAAAGCCCTGGAAACAGCAATGGTACAGTGGAAAACAATGACAAGATACTTTGAAGAGCTTTATGCCCTGAGTATTGAAAATGCAGATCCTCATAGTGCAAACACTATCAAGAAACAATTTATCGGGCCCAAAATCCAGAAGATCAAGCTGATGGGAGATCTGCTGACCAATGCTCGCAGGCTTGACTGTTCCCAAGATGGCAGAAATAGTCTTGGGGATTACTTTATGGACCGGTTGCAGAAAGAGTTCAGAACAGGCATAGAGCCAGATTACAGTCAgcactgcagcccctgcccacctcTCCAGCAGTGTACCGGAGCTGCAGAGGGTCTGAAGCGAGCCCAGAGAGAATCTtcccagcacagaaacagcataGGGCCAATATATGCAACCATACACTGCACCACCATGCTGCCGCAGTGTAACCATGGCACAGGAGCAAAAGtgaagcagggcagggagggcccTTAATGCTGTGGCTGTTGCAGCTACAGAGCATCTCCCAAGGCAGACCTGTATGGAGGGTGGACTTGGGACCAGAGCTCAGAAGTTATGCTGTATTGCTCCTCCTGCTTTACACCCTGTCTCTGTGACAGAGTCGCAGCTCAAAATCCAGCCCATAacattaatttgtttaaatgatAGCAAGGTGGCTAGTTACCTAGGCTGTTGTCATTAGTTGCACTTTCATCTATGCAATTCTTCATAGAAGCCAAAAGCTTTTAAGGCTCTGTTTTAAAGGATTAATAGGATTAGTTagtgcaaattatttttaacagtatatataacttttatttttaaaaaaaaaaccaaccaaaatgCAACTTTAGTACAAGGAAATGTTTATGCAGCAGAAAATTCAAAGATTTAGTTTTatattattaaatgtttttatattacCAACAGATATTTTACATTACTAACAAGTATACTAACataatgaaatttttaaaaatacttgctttaaaacaaagttttcttctgttatttctatCATAGTAGCAATTTAAATAAGTAGTCTAATTTACTTAGCATCCAGCTATTTCTAGTGGTACACTTCTCCACGATGAAGGATGCAAACATTTCCTCAACAGTGGGAATAAGACAATGTGCTGGTTTTCTCTACAGTTATTTGCCCATTTGGCTTTTGTCATCCTCAGAAAGCAGTTGAGAGAGAAATTTGGGGTTCTCATTAAATGTGATCTTCACAGGTTCTTGTATTTTGCAAGTGTCACTGAAGACACTAGCTCTAGGGCTCTGTCCAGAAAACATAGGATGGTTGCTTAAATTGCTATACAGACCCCTATTTCAGCTAGCTAAATTATGGTACTACTATGGTACTACTACTGTTTCTTGTATACCCTATCTTGGTCCTCCGTAGAGGAATAAAAATACCGAAAATGCAGCACACTTAACTAGAATTGCATCATAGAAAGTGGCCACTTGTTAGTTTTGCAGTGTTCAGTTAGGGGGGCTATCATCATACCTAAGCTGTTCAATTTAGCCACCTTGGTTAAAGGTGAGAGGTGTCTACATTCCTTCCATGCATCTCCTACAGGACTGCCTCTCTTTCTGTACACTGGCAACCAAGGTCACCTAAGAAGAGCAACTGGCTAGCCTGCAGCTAGGTGGTTTTGCTATTACATGCAGTATCTTTTATCTGTGCTTCATTGAAAGACTATCTCATGCCTCCATGTAATACTGTAAGCAGTACTCCTATTAAtgcttgaaaataaattcagttcaATGTTAAAAACAGTACTTTGCATCTACATTGTATTCCTCAATTTATCACTAGGCATGCTAGTATTCTTCTCCAGGAGATTTCTGCATATAGGTGCAAAACTGCACCAGTACTTTACTACTAAGAAAGCTGCACAAGATTCAAGAGTAGACCACAGAttgaaaatgtcagaaaatggCATTAAGAACACTGCACAACAGAAGATTTTCAGTAAACTGATTTATACACACAGCTGCAGTTAAGTAGTGATTTCTGCAAAACTGTGTTAGCCCAGCTACTTTGTGGGTGTTGTAACACAGGAGAGACAATTACAATGCAGATTCCTTCCCAATCTTTCTGTGATTCAAccttggggggggtgtggggtaTCACATTAGAACAACCCCTGTATTCATCTGTAAAAATACTGCAACATGCCCCAAGAATAGCTTGAAGCGCTTCTAGCAACACACTAGATTTGCCTCTGTTGAGATGGCTGCCCTCTACTACAGCAGTAGTTTAAAAGATATTTCCATCTGGGCTAGATTCCATCACCCATTCTCATGCTGAGCATACCTTATTCAACAATTAGTTCCACTGACTGCAACTCAACATGAATAAGACCAATGGAATCCATCCCTCTCCATATTAAAATATAGCTCACTAAGTACAAACAGCGCAACGCTACTAACTGAATTATGGACTAGTGCCGTATAAAGTACTTCAAGTACTACTAGTAATGTCTGACCTACTTCTAAAAGTCTCCTTTAATAAGAGTTGGTGACCTTCTGAAATGTAGGTACAGCCTCCTCCATGGTTTCCAGCACTTAAGAGAGTCTTTTTACCCTAAATGAATTCCACCATAACAAAGAACCCAACATTTAAGTTTCTCAAAGCAAGGCGtacttgccttttctttttctctgaaatactgcCATGCGTGTTTCTCAGACTCTTCTCTTAGTCATCTTTCTAGCCAAATGTATTCACGCATTCTCAGATTTTAgatctttctctctcccttctctaAAACACATTCTGGGCCTGAAGAGACAATTCTGTTAATCTGAGATAAACTCACCATCAGTTTTTCACTATTTCACCATCACCACTATTTTCCCAGTCTCTATCCgctgaaaaagagaagagaaatcaATCAGTTACTGCAGATAACAAGCTCTTCTTGTCCACACGCTGCTTCTGCTGAGAGGGCACACAAGGTTTGTTAACAATACCTGTCTATTGTGTACAGGATGAGTCTGTCCATGCTTCTCAGCGTAGAACTACAATCTAtctgcctctgccttcccagcttCCTTTTCAATTGCAccctgaaaaaaagatgaaggatGACTGTGCAACAGGTATAAGGGCAACACCACTTACAGAAACTACAAATTCTCTGCTAAATGCTTGTTCATACACACACTACGTATCTGCACTGTCAAAGCAATGCCCAGACCATCCAAACACACAATCTGGGGCAGCTCTGAATAGCTATAGCAGCACCAGTACCCTAAACGCAGCATCCAAACTGGAAGCTCTGGAGAGACCTAATCCTTACTGAAATTATGAGTTACAGCCACAGAGGCTTCCAAACAGGTATTAACAATGGCATACTTCTAAATGCTTGCCATAAGCACTATCTATGGTTGCCTACTCTCAGAGTGAGGAATTCACTTAAGTCTTTAGGGGCAGATCACGCTGTCCTTCATCCTCTCCACTGTGGCCACTCAAAACTGAGAAGGGCACCTCAAAATTTGTTCTTTGCAAGGACTTTTTTCAGGCCCCAGGCAATACAAGGCAACATCTTCCTGGACAAGCCCATCTTTGGCAGTAATACTGGAAAGTGAGTGttctggtggcagcagcacggAAGGAGTCCTCAAGGGCACCTTCACTGGAAGACCACTCTGAGCAGAATTCACGATCTGGTCACAGCCGCCTTCTGACTTTTTCACTTAGGTGAATTCATGCACTCAAGCACATTCATGGGCAATTACTGCCAGCCTCCTTGTATTGCCTGTTCAAGTCTCACCACTTGTTACCACTTTGCCCAAGGTAACGACCATACGCGCAACTCCCAGAATGCCTTTTCCTGGAATCAAACATAGCTTAGAAACACGCAGTGGCAGAATACACTACAACACTGACTAAATATTAGATGAAATTACCTTTTCCACAAATTAAACCAATAATCTGTGAAAGAGTTTAAGTGTCGTGAGTGGGTCACACAGCCAGCACCAAACCTTGATATTCCAATTTTACATGTTCAGTTGTTAGAGCATACAACTATTTCTCACTTATACTTACTATGCATTATTGTATACCTAGTGCTATTTtgaatacaaattatttttacttttttaactgCTCAATAAagattaaatatatacatatatatgttcATTACTTCTGGATCAAAGAACCTCTGTAATAACAGTGAAGTGTTTCTACAAGTTTGCTCCTCTGCCTCTCAGGAACAGCTGGGAGATCACTTCTAAATGGGTAAAGGTGGTCAATAGCTGATCTCCTTGGGTCATACCGCTTTTCAGCACTGGATACAGTGAAAGAACAAATACAGAGTCCAGTACACATacctttttctttacataaaaaATCTGGGTATAATGACAGAACATGACTAACAGTTCTTATCTTTGTCTGTACTCAAAGACATTTAAGCAAGTAGAAAACGGGGACTGCAGCTTAGGAATTTTTGCAAAAAACAGATCACATAACAAAAGAAGGCCCTGTCATGATAGCCCCTCTGAGAAGACATAGGCACAGGGACTGGATCACTGATGGATGGTTTTTACCTTTCCAGAGTCTCTCAGTCTGCCCTTTGCTGCACTGAAGACGGAGCTCTGCCTTTGATTTGGAATGATTTGAAATTTCACCAACATTTATAATTGCAGAATGGAGATTAATTTTAGCTCACAGTACATTAAAAATACCCGTAACTAATTTAATCACAAAATCAATGAAATCACACAGTTGAATTGCTGAAGCGCTTCCgcatcagaaaaagaaactaatttctCATCTCAAATT
Proteins encoded in this window:
- the LOC102047476 gene encoding ferritin light chain-like; translation: MAAPAMAEPRSKRPRVTLPACPAHRPLPGSRLRQSFPPAVEEGLCGVTGALLELAYSLQALGENFDQSHVALPNVSKFFLHQALEERKAAEALMKYQQDRGGHYCSKTIQKPNCEYAVGLMKALETAMVQWKTMTRYFEELYALSIENADPHSANTIKKQFIGPKIQKIKLMGDLLTNARRLDCSQDGRNSLGDYFMDRLQKEFRTGIEPDYSQHCSPCPPLQQCTGAAEGLKRAQRESSQHRNSIGPIYATIHCTTMLPQCNHGTGAKVKQGREGP